Sequence from the Streptomyces sp. NBC_00358 genome:
TGCAGTCGAGGTGCGGTCTGGAACGCAGGAGCGTGGCCGCGCTGACCATGCTGCTGGTCGTGGCCGCGGTCTTCGCCGTGCAGCACTTCTGGGCGGGCAGGACGCGACCGGTCCGAGCGCCTGAGGTGATGAGTGCCGCGGCACCGTACGGCGCGAGGAGCGGGCGGGGCGACCCGCAGGGCCGGAAATCCGGTGCGCCGGACGGACCATCGAGCGCCGCTGCCGGTACCGGCGGGAGCGTTCTCGTCGTGGACGTGGGCGGGAAGGTTCGTGCCCCCGGACTCCAGCGGTTGCCGGTCGGGTCCCGCGTCGAGGACGCCCTGCGAGCCGCCGGCGGTGTGCGTACGGGGACGGACACCGAAGGCCTCAACCGCGCACGTCTCCTCGTGGACGGTGAACAGATCGTGGTCGGCGCGTCCCCGCCCTCGACGGGAGCCGGCTCGGACGGCTCAGGGCCGGTCGGCGCGGGAGGAGGCGCGGCGGGCGCGGTGCCTTCCGCGCCGATTCCCCTCAACACGGCCACCGTCGAC
This genomic interval carries:
- a CDS encoding helix-hairpin-helix domain-containing protein; translated protein: MVANAPAAAVSGVTAQAAKAAAVTVPTAEGPVVEADGWRDRAGLAVRERLPLWLQSRCGLERRSVAALTMLLVVAAVFAVQHFWAGRTRPVRAPEVMSAAAPYGARSGRGDPQGRKSGAPDGPSSAAAGTGGSVLVVDVGGKVRAPGLQRLPVGSRVEDALRAAGGVRTGTDTEGLNRARLLVDGEQIVVGASPPSTGAGSDGSGPVGAGGGAAGAVPSAPIPLNTATVDQLDGLPGVGPVLARHIIDYRTAHGGFRSVDELREVSGIGDRRFADLRNLVRL